A stretch of Branchiostoma lanceolatum isolate klBraLanc5 chromosome 14, klBraLanc5.hap2, whole genome shotgun sequence DNA encodes these proteins:
- the LOC136448308 gene encoding tyrosine-protein kinase receptor Tie-1-like isoform X1: protein MYKSRSEALFRAATLTLLFFVVRSAGKWTADPTFARDSIRLTWDDTGVDDSFVKYVVQMHQVNGTIRNCSDVYLPWKPKIEKIPIYELREATFNGLLPGTFYCRNCTIVTTNGTKSCGELQAIRTVGINATDASDRYFSSTSVTNSTITVTWANFTEQIRRTTFAVIYFSYYKLDIFPREIDSNTPQVYYNETDMKATFFRLTPGKEYQIQLGTVGINSRKVKTGFPLGDSMIDYRTAAIITTDPSSVEKLSIVTAESTSVTLNLIPPTEGFVDLFQIQATSSQHTSPLIDVSFSEKTRRSVRTTLSNLQPKTAYNLSVVTVANGRRGQARFVTFRTGAVPIDAKLVGSVTAVLVVALMAAAFCAVRIVKRLRYKLDPTQLFREVLEDIVGSEKMEPWLKDRKDLFLEELIGEGEFGHVRRGVLREEGQQAVIVAAKTLRVDRANEITYRDFAKEASLLVEVNDDGGHVNIVSLIGLVIDGVKKKDPRYILVEYAEPGEFLWYLVSIQNNRHHAGIPPGLGRQLTEVAIDIARGMLELKRRRITHRDLACRNIVLSSPGGQAGRLVAKISDFGLARDVYVTTQYMRHPLTNLLLPIKWMAIESLIEGVYSCKSDMWGFGVVLWEIATLGGTPYPEVCGYETLVTRLRRGYRLQKPNGCSDELYELMNLCWLDDPDVRPTPDVMEDRLEQLLEQNKAFFHEI, encoded by the exons ATGTACAAATCTCGCAGTGAAGCGTTGTTTCGTGCAGCCACCCTGACTCTGCTCTTCTTCGTTG TAcgttcagctggaaagtggacTGCTGACCCGACCTTTGCGAGGGACAGCATTCGGCTGACCTGGGACGACACTGGCGTGGACGACTCTTTCGTGAAGTATGTGGTCCAAATGCATCAGGTCAACGGCACGATCAGAAATTG CAGTGACGTGTACCTACCATGGAAACCAAAGATAGAAAAAATCCCGATATACGAGCTGAGAGAGGCGACCTTCAATGGCTTACTCCCGGGCACCTTCTACTGCCG CAACTGCACTATTGTGACAACGAATGGCACCAAAAGCTGTGGAGAATTGCAGGCAATACGTACAGTTGGTATCAATG CGACCGATGCAAGTGATAGGTACTTCAGCTCCACATCAGTCACCAACAGCACAATCACAGTCACCTGGGCGAACTTTACGGAACAGATTCGTCGCACTACTTTTGCCGTCATATATTTCTCATATTACAAG CTCGACATTTTTCCACGAGAGATCGACTCTAACACTCCACAGGTTTACTACAACGAGACCGACATGAAGGCAACATTCTTCAGACTTACACCAGGAAAAGAATATCAA attcAATTGGGAACAGTCGGCATTAACAGCCGCAAAGTCAAGACAGGTTTTCCTTTAGGTGATTCCATGATTGATTACAGGACCGCAGCCATCATCACCACAG ATCCTTCTTCGGTGGAAAAATTGTCCATAGTCACCGCGGAATCGACATCCGTGACTTTGAACCTGATTCCACCGACGGAAGGGTTTGTAGACTTGTTCCAAATACAGGCGACTTCATCACAGCACACCAG TCCTCTGATCGATGTGTCTTTCTCGGAGAAAACCCGAAGAAGTGTGAGAACGACTTTGTCCAACCTGCAGCCCAAAACTGCATACAACCTGTCAGTCGTGACCGTTGCCAACGGCAGGAGGGGACAGGCTAGGTTCGTCACCTTTAGAACGG GGGCTGTACCCATTGATGCAAAGCTCGTTGGCTCAGTCACAGCGGTCCTCGTGGTTGCTCTGATGGCAGCAGCCTTCTGTGCTGTGCGGATCGTCAAGCGGCTGAGATACAAGTTAGACCCGACTCAGTTATTCAGGGAAGTCCTTGAG GACATCGTTGGGTCTGAGAAGATGGAGCCATGGCTGAAGGACAGGAAGGACCTGTTCCTGGAGGAGCTGATCGGAGAGGGAGAGTTCGGTCACGTGAGGAGGGGCGTGCTGAGGGAAGAAGGACAACAGGCCGTCATTGTAGCTGCCAAGACGCTCAG GGTGGATCGAGCCAACGAGATAACCTACCGGGACTTCGCGAAGGAAGCGAGCCTGCTGGTGGAAGTCAACGATGATGGAGGTCACGTGAACATCGTCAGTCTGATTGGACTTGTGATTGATGGAGTGAAAAAGAAAG ATCCACGGTACATTCTTGTTGAGTACGCTGAGCCAGGAGAGTTTCTTTGGTACCTGGTGAGCATTCAGAACAACCGACACCATGCAGGCATCCCGCCGGGCTTAGGACGTCAGCTCACCGAGGTGGCCATCGACATCGCCCGGGGGATGCTCGAGCTCAAACGCCGTCGG ATCACCCACCGTGACTTGGCGTGCAGGAACATCGTCCTGTCCTCTCCGGGCGGCCAGGCCGGACGGCTGGTCGCCAAAATCTCCGACTTCGGACTGGCCCGTGACGTGTACGTGACGACACAGTACATGAGGCACCCTCTG ACCAACCTGCTGCTCCCTATCAAGTGGATGGCGATAGAGTCTCTGATCGAGGGTGTTTATAGCTGTAAGAGCGACATGTGGGGGTTCGGAGTCGTGCTGTGGGAGATAGCAACTTTGG GAGGGACCCCTTATCCTGAGGTTTGTGGGTACGAGACTCTGGTGACGAGGCTGCGCCGAGGGTACCGCCTGCAGAAACCGAACGGCTGTTCGGACGAGCT GTACGAACTAATGAACCTTTGCTGGCTGGACGACCCGGATGTTAGGCCCACACCTGACGTCATGGAGGACAGGTTGGAGCAGCTGCTGGAACAGAACAAG GCTTTCTTTCATGAGATCTAA
- the LOC136448306 gene encoding uncharacterized protein, producing MGIFYSQEEKTPLDVTDIDDPQDKNFGNYDFPFENLVIEGGGARGVAYVGALRVLESAGILQNIKRVAGVSAGAITATFVAMGLSCADVAEQADVDLGKILISGGYLQTLVKPVNLYWRYGWETGDGFYAFFGGILEKFTRKDGRPGNPDVTFKQLYKMSGIELCIVVTNLDQMTEEYCHVKTTPELPIRKAVRMSMSIPGLFQPVLTDYHGHKEFYVDGGVVCNYPLHSFDGWWLSMEEGDSFFSRLDDLAHLSRSMHRSNRFEPVSPKTIGLMLYSDDDIEQYQQVLCDRLTQEERLYEKKRPDTEAARAYEDKRAVETVEAMENRKKIRGLIDKFLTSLKGQNKDHTATVSRQELHGAFTEAGNNYLTDSEKKKLFGDAYSVDQLFDQMDADKDGKLTFQEVHEFFTNRGFSWLTRSMEEKRKHVSSFTDYTLKYMDLLGVLGKKVYRKVDDIERSIGVDSDYVKTTDFQLEDEDKMFLFKRGATGARAFLRTYIAKNNLKPTKSAGKRRWKNLQRCVLFTPRQKKSRQDGGPVY from the exons ATGGGGATTTTTTACTCACAAGAAGAGAAGACACCACTGGATGTGACTGATATAGACGATCCACAGGACAAGAACTTCGGAAACTATGACTTCCCGTTTGAGAACCTGGTCATAGAGGGAGGCGGGGCCAGGGGAGTGGCGTATGTTGGGGCGCTTCgg gTCCTGGAGTCTGCCGGAATCCTGCAGAACATCAAAAGAGTCGCCGGTGTGAGTGCGGGAGCCATAACTGCGACGTTCGTGGCGATGGGACTGAGCTGTGCGGATGTGGCGGAACAGGCGGACGTAGATCTGGGCAAGATACTCATCTCCG GAGGATACCTACAGACCCTAGTCAAACCCGTCAACCTGTACTGGCGGTACGGCTGGGAAACGGGTGACGGGTTCTACGCGTTCTTTGGAGGCATTCTGGAGAAGTTCACACGTAAGGATGGCCGGCCCGGAAACCCCGATGTCACCTTCAAGCAG TTGTACAAAATGAGTGGAATAGAACTCTGCATCGTGGTGACCAACTTGGACCAGATGACGGAGGAATACTGCCACGTCAAAACCACGCCCGAGCTTCCCATCCGTAAGGCTGTCAGGATGTCCATGTCGATTCCAG GACTGTTCCAGCCTGTATTGACTGATTACCATGGACATAAGGAGTTCTACGTTGACGGGGGCGTGGTCTGTAACTACCCACTCCACTCCTTCGATG GTTGGTGGCTCTCCATGGAGGAAGGCGATTCGTTCTTCAGCAGACTGGATGACCTGGCCCACCTCAGCAGGAGTATGCACCGTTCCAACCGCTTCGAGCCCGTAAGCCCCAAAACGATCGGACTCATGCTG TATTCTGACGACGACATTGAACAGTACCAGCAAGTTCTCTGTGATCGTCTGACGCAGGAGGAAAGACTGTATGAGAAGAAGAGACCTGACACTGAGGCAGCCAG GGCGTATGAAGACAAGAGGGCCGTTGAAACAGTCGAGGCCATGGAGAACAGGAAGAAAATCCGGGGGCTGATCGACAAGTTCCTGACAAGTCTGAAGGGCCAAAATAAAGACCACACCGCGACTGTCAGTAGACAGGAATTGCACGGCGCTTTTACAGAG GCAGGAAACAACTATCTGACTGACAGCGAAAAGAAGAAGCTCTTTGGGGATGCATACTCCGTAGACCAGCTCTTCGATCAAATGGACGCCGACAAAGatggaaaa CTGACATTCCAGGAGGTTCACGAGTTCTTTACCAATAGAGGCTTCAGCTGGCTGACACGGAGTATGGAGGAGAAGAGGAAGCATGTCTCCAGTTTCACGGACTACACCCTGAAGTACATGGATCTCCTGGGAGTCCTCGGGAAGAAGGTGTACCGCAAG GTTGACGACATTGAGAGGAGTATCGGAGTGGACAGTGACTACGTGAAGACAACAGACTTTCAGCTGGAGGACGAGGATAAAATGTTCCTCTTCAAG CGAGGAGCCACCGGTGCCCGGGCGTTCCTGCGGACCTACATCGCAAAGAACAACCTGAAGCCTACAAAGTCTGCCGGGAAACGCCGCTGGAAGAACCTACAGCGCTGCGTGTTGTTCACTCCACGGCAGAAAAAAAGTCGCCAGGACGGAGGGCCAGTCTACTAA
- the LOC136448760 gene encoding protein rolling stone-like translates to MVPTNEWSSSQKLFVAYRVVCAVFTLAILIWSVPTDSNRWITFYSNWVYSTLTLHFCWSAVVCLQDYRKAAGHEGPSERTLYIGWVIYDMAMATSLTVSAEYWFSPWPVTIGLRSILRHGLNSLMVVIDLLLCGFPSRLNRVVYPVIHQGAYCVFVVFYWLGGFRGYGGKQYIYSFADLNTVPLQTVIIMSGNTFLVMPVFHALVCALYRTRLKLLKKFRNINTYEPPKGMPIQTLETEIVNDKIKEITVTQV, encoded by the exons ATGGTTCCAACCAACGAG TGGTCGTCTAGCCAGAAGCTGTTCGTGGCGTATCGTGTGGTGTGTGCCGTCTTCACTCTTGCCATTCTGATCTGGAGCGTCCCTACAGACAGCAACAGGTGGATCACCTTCTACTCCAACTGGGTGTACTCCACTCTTACCCTCCATTTCTGCTGGAGCGCGGTCGTCTGTCTACAGGATTACCGCAAAGCCGCAGGCCATGAAGGGCCCTCGGAAAGGACACTCTACATCGGTTGGGTGATATACGACATGGCAATGGCCACGTCGTTGACAGTGTCGGCTGAATATTGGTTTTCTCCCTGGCCTGTGACTATAGGCCTTCGTAGTATTCTCCGCCACGGGTTGAACTCGCTCATGGTTGTGATTGACCTGTTGTTGTGCGGGTTTCCCTCACGGTTGAACCGTGTGGTGTATCCCGTGATCCACCAGGGTGCCTACTGCGTATTCGTGGTGTTCTACTGGTTGGGTGGGTTCCGAGGGTACGGCGGAAAACAGTACATCTACTCTTTTGCGGACCTGAATACAGTCCCACTCCAAACTGTGATCATCATGTCTGGCAATACCTTCTTAGTCATGCCGGTGTTCCACGCACTGGTATGTGCCTTGTATCGGACACGTTTGAAACTactgaagaagttcagaaataTAAACACTTACGAACCTCCAAAAGGGATGCCAATTCAGACTTTAGAGACAGAGATCGTCAACGACAAGATTAAGGAAATCACTGTTACCCAGGTCTAA
- the LOC136448308 gene encoding tyrosine-protein kinase receptor Tie-1-like isoform X2, giving the protein MYKSRSEALFRAATLTLLFFVVRSAGKWTADPTFARDSIRLTWDDTGVDDSFVKYVVQMHQVNGTIRNCNCTIVTTNGTKSCGELQAIRTVGINATDASDRYFSSTSVTNSTITVTWANFTEQIRRTTFAVIYFSYYKLDIFPREIDSNTPQVYYNETDMKATFFRLTPGKEYQIQLGTVGINSRKVKTGFPLGDSMIDYRTAAIITTDPSSVEKLSIVTAESTSVTLNLIPPTEGFVDLFQIQATSSQHTSPLIDVSFSEKTRRSVRTTLSNLQPKTAYNLSVVTVANGRRGQARFVTFRTGAVPIDAKLVGSVTAVLVVALMAAAFCAVRIVKRLRYKLDPTQLFREVLEDIVGSEKMEPWLKDRKDLFLEELIGEGEFGHVRRGVLREEGQQAVIVAAKTLRVDRANEITYRDFAKEASLLVEVNDDGGHVNIVSLIGLVIDGVKKKDPRYILVEYAEPGEFLWYLVSIQNNRHHAGIPPGLGRQLTEVAIDIARGMLELKRRRITHRDLACRNIVLSSPGGQAGRLVAKISDFGLARDVYVTTQYMRHPLTNLLLPIKWMAIESLIEGVYSCKSDMWGFGVVLWEIATLGGTPYPEVCGYETLVTRLRRGYRLQKPNGCSDELYELMNLCWLDDPDVRPTPDVMEDRLEQLLEQNKAFFHEI; this is encoded by the exons ATGTACAAATCTCGCAGTGAAGCGTTGTTTCGTGCAGCCACCCTGACTCTGCTCTTCTTCGTTG TAcgttcagctggaaagtggacTGCTGACCCGACCTTTGCGAGGGACAGCATTCGGCTGACCTGGGACGACACTGGCGTGGACGACTCTTTCGTGAAGTATGTGGTCCAAATGCATCAGGTCAACGGCACGATCAGAAATTG CAACTGCACTATTGTGACAACGAATGGCACCAAAAGCTGTGGAGAATTGCAGGCAATACGTACAGTTGGTATCAATG CGACCGATGCAAGTGATAGGTACTTCAGCTCCACATCAGTCACCAACAGCACAATCACAGTCACCTGGGCGAACTTTACGGAACAGATTCGTCGCACTACTTTTGCCGTCATATATTTCTCATATTACAAG CTCGACATTTTTCCACGAGAGATCGACTCTAACACTCCACAGGTTTACTACAACGAGACCGACATGAAGGCAACATTCTTCAGACTTACACCAGGAAAAGAATATCAA attcAATTGGGAACAGTCGGCATTAACAGCCGCAAAGTCAAGACAGGTTTTCCTTTAGGTGATTCCATGATTGATTACAGGACCGCAGCCATCATCACCACAG ATCCTTCTTCGGTGGAAAAATTGTCCATAGTCACCGCGGAATCGACATCCGTGACTTTGAACCTGATTCCACCGACGGAAGGGTTTGTAGACTTGTTCCAAATACAGGCGACTTCATCACAGCACACCAG TCCTCTGATCGATGTGTCTTTCTCGGAGAAAACCCGAAGAAGTGTGAGAACGACTTTGTCCAACCTGCAGCCCAAAACTGCATACAACCTGTCAGTCGTGACCGTTGCCAACGGCAGGAGGGGACAGGCTAGGTTCGTCACCTTTAGAACGG GGGCTGTACCCATTGATGCAAAGCTCGTTGGCTCAGTCACAGCGGTCCTCGTGGTTGCTCTGATGGCAGCAGCCTTCTGTGCTGTGCGGATCGTCAAGCGGCTGAGATACAAGTTAGACCCGACTCAGTTATTCAGGGAAGTCCTTGAG GACATCGTTGGGTCTGAGAAGATGGAGCCATGGCTGAAGGACAGGAAGGACCTGTTCCTGGAGGAGCTGATCGGAGAGGGAGAGTTCGGTCACGTGAGGAGGGGCGTGCTGAGGGAAGAAGGACAACAGGCCGTCATTGTAGCTGCCAAGACGCTCAG GGTGGATCGAGCCAACGAGATAACCTACCGGGACTTCGCGAAGGAAGCGAGCCTGCTGGTGGAAGTCAACGATGATGGAGGTCACGTGAACATCGTCAGTCTGATTGGACTTGTGATTGATGGAGTGAAAAAGAAAG ATCCACGGTACATTCTTGTTGAGTACGCTGAGCCAGGAGAGTTTCTTTGGTACCTGGTGAGCATTCAGAACAACCGACACCATGCAGGCATCCCGCCGGGCTTAGGACGTCAGCTCACCGAGGTGGCCATCGACATCGCCCGGGGGATGCTCGAGCTCAAACGCCGTCGG ATCACCCACCGTGACTTGGCGTGCAGGAACATCGTCCTGTCCTCTCCGGGCGGCCAGGCCGGACGGCTGGTCGCCAAAATCTCCGACTTCGGACTGGCCCGTGACGTGTACGTGACGACACAGTACATGAGGCACCCTCTG ACCAACCTGCTGCTCCCTATCAAGTGGATGGCGATAGAGTCTCTGATCGAGGGTGTTTATAGCTGTAAGAGCGACATGTGGGGGTTCGGAGTCGTGCTGTGGGAGATAGCAACTTTGG GAGGGACCCCTTATCCTGAGGTTTGTGGGTACGAGACTCTGGTGACGAGGCTGCGCCGAGGGTACCGCCTGCAGAAACCGAACGGCTGTTCGGACGAGCT GTACGAACTAATGAACCTTTGCTGGCTGGACGACCCGGATGTTAGGCCCACACCTGACGTCATGGAGGACAGGTTGGAGCAGCTGCTGGAACAGAACAAG GCTTTCTTTCATGAGATCTAA